In Deinococcus ficus, a single genomic region encodes these proteins:
- a CDS encoding DUF4287 domain-containing protein, with protein sequence MSFQAYLTAAQAKTGKTIDDFRTLAGEKGLSRHGEVVAWLKEDFKLGHGHATAVATTLLNPERFDAPAETRIQALFTGNKAQWTPLYEHLVSLAQSLGEGVQVSPTDTYVSLTCRGRKFAVIQPGASRLDLGLKRPGAETTARFEAAGSWNSMVTHRVKLTGPAQVDDDVRDWLSAALHGA encoded by the coding sequence ATGTCCTTTCAAGCGTACCTGACCGCCGCCCAGGCCAAAACCGGGAAGACCATCGACGACTTCAGAACCCTCGCCGGCGAGAAGGGCCTGAGCCGGCACGGCGAAGTCGTGGCCTGGCTCAAGGAGGACTTCAAACTGGGCCACGGGCACGCCACGGCCGTCGCCACCACCCTGCTCAACCCTGAACGCTTCGACGCCCCGGCCGAGACCCGCATCCAGGCGCTCTTCACCGGCAACAAAGCCCAGTGGACGCCCCTGTACGAGCACCTCGTGAGCCTGGCGCAGTCGCTCGGGGAAGGCGTGCAGGTCTCCCCCACCGACACCTACGTCAGCCTGACCTGCCGCGGCCGCAAATTCGCGGTTATCCAGCCCGGCGCGTCCCGGCTCGACCTCGGGCTCAAACGGCCGGGCGCCGAGACCACCGCGCGTTTCGAAGCGGCCGGTTCCTGGAACAGCATGGTCACCCACCGCGTGAAGCTCACCGGTCCCGCCCAGGTCGACGACGACGTCAGGGACTGGCTGAGTGCCGCCCTGCACGGCGCCTGA
- a CDS encoding MurR/RpiR family transcriptional regulator: MSQVRARTAVPAGAISRLRTQAHSLSPSLQQVSNHILRNADTVIHQTITEIANSAGVGEATITRLCRKLDFAGFHAFKIALAADVASREPRPTDTPGDLADQTARVTSQVKQTLDDTAQLLDAATIDRVAAALTRAPRVDLAGQGNSGLIAQLFSHRLMRLGITAVAYTDPHLAAVSASTLPKGSVVIGLSSSGSTIDTVQHLRLAQSHGHYTVAVTHRASSPITRYASTVLFTSTQEEPLTDAVLDTVSSQMLVLEMLYAAVLGRRPEAGAMLRVTAESVVDKKY; the protein is encoded by the coding sequence ATGAGTCAGGTGAGAGCACGCACAGCCGTTCCAGCCGGCGCCATCAGCCGCCTTCGCACGCAGGCGCATTCCCTCTCGCCGTCCCTGCAGCAGGTGTCCAACCACATCCTGCGCAACGCCGACACGGTCATCCACCAGACCATCACCGAGATCGCCAACTCCGCCGGTGTGGGCGAGGCGACCATTACCCGCCTGTGCCGCAAACTGGACTTCGCAGGGTTCCACGCCTTCAAGATCGCCCTGGCCGCTGATGTCGCCAGCCGCGAGCCCCGGCCGACCGACACGCCCGGCGACCTCGCCGACCAGACGGCCCGCGTCACCTCCCAGGTCAAACAGACCCTCGACGACACCGCGCAGCTGCTCGACGCCGCCACCATCGACCGGGTCGCCGCCGCCCTCACCCGGGCGCCGCGGGTGGACCTCGCCGGGCAGGGCAACTCCGGGCTGATCGCGCAGCTGTTCTCCCACCGCCTGATGCGCCTGGGCATCACCGCCGTGGCCTACACCGATCCTCACCTCGCGGCCGTGAGCGCCTCCACCCTGCCCAAGGGCAGCGTCGTCATCGGCCTGAGCAGTTCGGGCAGCACCATCGACACCGTCCAGCACCTGCGCCTCGCGCAGTCCCACGGCCACTACACCGTCGCGGTCACGCACCGCGCCAGTTCGCCCATCACCCGTTACGCCAGCACCGTGCTCTTCACGTCCACCCAGGAGGAACCCCTGACCGATGCCGTGCTCGACACCGTGAGTTCACAGATGCTCGTGCTGGAGATGCTGTACGCCGCCGTGCTGGGCCGGCGTCCCGAAGCGGGCGCCATGCTGCGGGTCACTGCCGAAAGCGTCGTGGACAAGAAATACTGA
- a CDS encoding CopD family protein, whose amino-acid sequence MTAALAGLSFLGLTLLLGGALTRRWLTPGTPPVWLPGVGLTLLVLGWGGQVTLTLSALGLTAPGDVLAYLTATGTGRAMLTGVMGGLVLLAGTLSRWPWGLNLAAALVTAWGVAGVGHGAGHGLWVRGLHAAHVGAMAVWTGGVLALICTRPLTPEHARRFTPAALGSVAVLAATGLLMSGQHLTTVAQWTGSGYGQTLLVKLTLVALTLGAAVFVRRAFARRVPPRGALAREALLLAAVLGATGVLSTRPPPQNANHPAHAGTGQLP is encoded by the coding sequence ATGACCGCCGCCCTGGCGGGCCTGAGCTTCCTGGGCCTGACGCTGCTGCTGGGCGGCGCGCTCACGCGGCGCTGGCTGACGCCCGGCACCCCGCCGGTGTGGCTGCCCGGCGTGGGCCTGACGCTGCTCGTTCTCGGCTGGGGCGGTCAGGTGACCCTGACCCTGAGTGCCCTGGGGTTGACCGCGCCAGGGGACGTCCTGGCGTACCTGACGGCCACCGGCACCGGCCGGGCCATGCTCACCGGCGTGATGGGCGGCCTGGTGCTGCTGGCGGGTACCCTGTCCCGCTGGCCGTGGGGGCTGAACCTGGCGGCGGCGCTGGTCACCGCCTGGGGCGTGGCCGGGGTCGGGCACGGCGCCGGTCACGGGCTGTGGGTGCGTGGCCTGCACGCCGCTCATGTGGGCGCCATGGCCGTCTGGACCGGCGGGGTGCTGGCCCTGATCTGCACCCGGCCCCTGACCCCGGAACACGCCCGCCGGTTCACGCCGGCGGCGCTGGGCAGCGTGGCGGTCCTGGCGGCCACGGGCCTGCTGATGTCCGGGCAGCACCTCACGACCGTGGCGCAGTGGACGGGCAGCGGCTACGGGCAGACCCTGCTGGTCAAGCTGACGCTGGTGGCCCTCACCCTGGGCGCAGCAGTGTTCGTCCGCCGGGCCTTCGCGCGCCGCGTTCCCCCACGCGGCGCGCTCGCGCGCGAGGCGCTGCTCCTCGCGGCGGTCCTGGGCGCCACGGGTGTGCTGTCGACCCGGCCGCCGCCCCAGAACGCGAATCACCCCGCGCACGCAGGAACCGGTCAGCTTCCCTAA
- a CDS encoding MDR family MFS transporter — MSAAAPVAPRDRAVILILLIATFVVILNETIMNVALPRLMTDLRIGASTAQWLSTAFMLTMAVVIPVTGYLLQRLSTRTVFLTAMILFCLGTLLAALAPGFGVLLIARIVQACGTAIMLPLLMTTVLTLVPEQGRGAVMGQISIVISVAPALGPTISGLILQALSWRFMFLFVLPIALAALAYGARMLGNVGTPRRLTLDLLSVPLSAVGFGGLVYALSRFGETPGGLANPAVSVPLLVGAASLTAFLWRQVMLGRRGEPLLDLRAFRFPMFTLGVGLMVIAMMALFGGAILLPLYLQNLRGLSTLQTGLLLLPGGLLMGLVAPTVGRWYDQLGPRPLVLPGTVVMTLVLFAFGQIGTSTPVWVLLALHLALSGGLALLFTPVFTSALGPLPPALYSHGSALLSTLQQVAGAAGTALLVTLMAGRASTRAAQGVPAVDAQVDGLHLAFTASGIIAAVAVGLALFLRRAPQSGEAHGEMAAEHPALSPGMHS, encoded by the coding sequence ATGTCTGCTGCCGCTCCCGTGGCCCCGCGCGACCGCGCGGTCATCCTGATCCTGCTGATCGCCACGTTCGTGGTCATCCTCAACGAGACGATCATGAACGTCGCCCTGCCCCGCCTGATGACCGACCTGCGCATCGGGGCGAGCACCGCGCAGTGGCTCTCCACCGCGTTCATGCTCACGATGGCCGTGGTGATTCCCGTCACCGGCTACCTGCTGCAGCGCCTCAGCACCCGCACGGTGTTCCTCACCGCAATGATCCTGTTCTGCCTGGGCACCCTGCTGGCCGCCCTCGCCCCCGGGTTCGGGGTGCTGCTGATCGCGCGCATCGTGCAGGCGTGCGGCACCGCCATCATGCTCCCCCTGCTGATGACGACCGTGCTGACCCTGGTCCCCGAACAGGGCCGGGGCGCGGTGATGGGGCAGATCAGCATCGTCATCTCCGTCGCCCCGGCCCTCGGCCCGACCATTTCCGGCCTGATCCTCCAGGCGCTGTCGTGGCGCTTCATGTTCCTGTTCGTGCTGCCCATCGCCCTGGCCGCGCTGGCGTATGGGGCGCGCATGCTCGGCAACGTCGGCACCCCGCGCCGGCTCACGCTGGACCTGCTTTCCGTGCCGCTGTCGGCCGTGGGCTTCGGCGGGCTGGTGTACGCCCTGAGCCGCTTCGGGGAGACCCCGGGCGGGCTGGCCAACCCGGCCGTCAGCGTGCCTCTGCTGGTGGGAGCCGCGTCACTCACGGCCTTCCTGTGGCGCCAGGTGATGCTGGGCCGCCGGGGGGAACCCCTGCTGGACCTGCGGGCCTTCCGCTTCCCCATGTTCACGCTCGGGGTGGGGCTGATGGTGATCGCGATGATGGCGCTGTTCGGCGGGGCGATCCTGCTGCCCCTGTACCTGCAGAATCTCCGCGGCCTGAGCACCCTGCAGACCGGCCTGCTGCTGCTGCCGGGCGGGCTGCTGATGGGCCTGGTCGCGCCCACCGTCGGCCGCTGGTACGACCAGCTCGGGCCGCGCCCGCTGGTGCTGCCGGGCACGGTGGTGATGACGCTGGTCCTGTTCGCCTTCGGGCAGATCGGCACGTCCACGCCCGTCTGGGTTCTGCTGGCGCTGCACCTCGCCCTGAGCGGCGGACTGGCGCTGCTGTTCACGCCGGTGTTCACGAGCGCCCTGGGACCGCTGCCTCCCGCGCTGTACTCGCACGGCAGCGCGCTGCTGAGCACCCTGCAGCAGGTGGCGGGCGCGGCCGGCACGGCGCTGCTGGTCACCCTGATGGCCGGCCGGGCCAGCACCCGCGCCGCCCAGGGTGTGCCGGCGGTGGACGCGCAGGTGGACGGCCTGCACCTGGCCTTCACGGCGTCCGGGATCATCGCGGCCGTGGCGGTGGGGCTGGCGCTGTTCCTGCGCCGGGCGCCGCAGTCCGGTGAAGCGCACGGCGAAATGGCCGCCGAGCACCCGGCCCTGAGCCCGGGCATGCATTCCTGA
- a CDS encoding copper resistance CopC family protein, which produces MNKFLALLTALVLSTTLAHTAVSSISPALNATVTAPKAVVLKFSEPIEVRFSTFRVMAMPAGQAVDAAAKVALAEKADSPKLASLPLNAPALAAQVSVPLKASLKAGRYVVAWTLLSEDGHPVTGHSTFRVK; this is translated from the coding sequence ATGAACAAGTTCCTTGCCCTCCTGACGGCCCTGGTGCTCTCCACCACCCTCGCCCACACGGCCGTGTCCTCCATCAGCCCGGCCCTGAACGCCACGGTGACCGCCCCGAAAGCCGTCGTGCTCAAGTTCAGCGAGCCCATCGAGGTGCGGTTCAGCACCTTCCGCGTGATGGCCATGCCAGCCGGTCAGGCGGTGGACGCGGCCGCGAAGGTGGCCCTGGCCGAGAAGGCGGATTCGCCGAAACTCGCCAGCCTGCCCCTGAACGCCCCGGCGCTCGCCGCCCAGGTGAGCGTGCCGCTCAAAGCCAGCCTCAAGGCCGGCCGGTACGTCGTCGCCTGGACACTGCTCTCCGAGGACGGCCACCCGGTCACCGGTCACAGCACCTTCCGGGTGAAGTGA
- a CDS encoding 5-deoxy-glucuronate isomerase, whose translation MHSTIPPPHHQVMPSRSGFQASQPHACPTLDFAKLVLAPGQTHQGETGAREVLLLALSGEADVTVNGHAYPRVGQRSTVFAGTPHGLYLPRASAYSVTARTAFEAALPSAASDLDTAPYEIHPADLPTYPSSGAAAGRWYHELLGFPGLGPTSRLRVVEIHTTPGPYRVPLPPTTEFMRGARDTGEQMTYFRLSSRGGRGLARHYSARFGHGYDELYTIYDHSLLTLPHGECTYSLPAGVSATSLWVLAAEPVPPVRRPLRSRWASDKAPGPR comes from the coding sequence ATGCATTCGACGATTCCCCCGCCCCACCACCAGGTGATGCCCTCCCGTTCCGGCTTTCAGGCCAGTCAGCCGCACGCCTGCCCCACCCTGGACTTCGCCAAACTCGTGCTCGCGCCCGGTCAGACGCACCAGGGAGAGACGGGAGCGCGCGAGGTCCTGCTGCTGGCGCTGTCCGGCGAGGCGGACGTCACCGTGAACGGGCACGCCTATCCCCGCGTGGGCCAGCGCAGCACGGTGTTCGCCGGTACCCCGCACGGCCTGTACCTCCCGCGCGCCTCGGCGTACTCGGTCACGGCCCGCACGGCGTTCGAGGCGGCGCTGCCCAGCGCCGCGTCCGACCTGGACACCGCCCCCTACGAGATCCACCCGGCGGACCTGCCGACCTACCCGAGCAGCGGCGCGGCGGCCGGCCGCTGGTACCACGAACTGCTGGGCTTCCCCGGACTGGGACCCACCAGCCGGCTGCGGGTGGTCGAGATCCACACCACGCCCGGGCCGTACCGCGTGCCGCTGCCGCCCACCACGGAATTCATGCGGGGCGCGCGGGACACCGGCGAGCAGATGACCTACTTTCGCCTGTCGTCCAGGGGTGGCCGCGGCCTGGCCCGGCATTACAGCGCGCGGTTCGGGCACGGGTACGACGAGCTGTACACCATCTACGACCATTCGCTGCTGACCCTGCCGCACGGCGAGTGCACGTACAGCCTGCCAGCCGGGGTGAGTGCCACGTCCCTGTGGGTGCTCGCGGCGGAGCCGGTCCCCCCGGTCCGCCGTCCCCTGCGGTCCCGCTGGGCGTCCGACAAGGCGCCGGGGCCGCGGTGA
- a CDS encoding GGDEF domain-containing protein, with translation MPPIPHPTHLLAFLAASVCGTVLLVSSLTLLVAWWRPSYPGWRGWAAGHTLLVLGMLIGTYRPPELVTLSVLLGNALVIVGAALFVEAFHRFAGQGGAQGLRRVYRGSVPLVIAALFLLTVVSDQIMARTLLINAFVALTTVSFVGLILSQMRRQPELRAGYRLNLGLLLLVVTLTLPRLFTFRPGVQAAEVFAFTLPNILMFVAVLLLSVGGTFTFWLLHDDRRRVEMRRLHDELNTLAHTDALTSTLNRRGMEQAFTRWAARAQPGAGRLLVLDIDEFKTINDRFGHTAGDDHLVSLSRLLEQVAHPGDLVGRTGGDEFTMLLTGAPTQISQQLEQLTAALSERTGRLGFGVSFGWTRVGPADLLAAALARADAAMYHNKAQGRGSAGD, from the coding sequence ATGCCCCCGATCCCGCACCCCACCCACCTCCTCGCCTTCCTGGCCGCCAGCGTCTGCGGAACGGTGCTGCTGGTCTCCAGCCTGACGCTGCTGGTCGCCTGGTGGCGCCCGTCGTACCCGGGCTGGCGGGGCTGGGCCGCGGGCCACACCCTGCTGGTGCTGGGCATGCTGATCGGCACGTACCGGCCCCCGGAACTCGTGACGCTTTCGGTCCTGCTGGGCAACGCCCTGGTGATCGTCGGCGCCGCCCTGTTCGTCGAGGCGTTTCACCGCTTCGCCGGGCAGGGCGGCGCTCAGGGCCTGCGCCGGGTGTACCGGGGGAGCGTCCCGCTCGTGATCGCGGCGTTGTTCCTGCTCACCGTCGTCAGCGACCAGATCATGGCGCGCACCCTGCTCATCAACGCCTTCGTGGCCCTGACCACGGTGAGCTTCGTCGGCCTGATCCTGTCGCAGATGCGCCGCCAGCCGGAATTGAGGGCCGGGTACCGCCTCAACCTCGGCCTGCTGCTGCTGGTGGTCACCCTGACCCTGCCCCGCCTGTTCACCTTCCGGCCCGGCGTGCAGGCCGCGGAGGTGTTCGCCTTCACGCTGCCCAACATCCTGATGTTCGTGGCGGTGCTGCTGCTCTCGGTGGGCGGCACGTTCACGTTCTGGCTGCTGCACGACGACCGGCGCCGCGTGGAGATGCGGCGCCTGCATGACGAACTGAACACCCTCGCGCACACGGACGCCCTGACGTCCACCCTGAACCGCCGCGGAATGGAGCAGGCCTTCACCCGGTGGGCGGCCCGGGCCCAGCCCGGCGCCGGGCGGCTGCTGGTGCTGGACATCGACGAGTTCAAGACGATCAATGACCGGTTCGGGCACACCGCCGGCGACGACCACCTCGTCTCCCTGAGCCGGCTGCTCGAACAGGTGGCCCACCCGGGAGACCTGGTGGGCCGCACCGGCGGTGACGAGTTCACCATGCTGCTGACCGGCGCGCCCACGCAGATCTCGCAGCAGCTCGAGCAGCTCACGGCAGCCCTCAGTGAGCGGACCGGGCGGCTGGGGTTCGGCGTGAGCTTCGGGTGGACCCGCGTCGGGCCAGCCGACCTGCTTGCGGCCGCCCTCGCCCGGGCGGACGCGGCGATGTACCACAACAAGGCCCAGGGGCGCGGCTCCGCCGGCGATTAG